The Brassica napus cultivar Da-Ae chromosome C7, Da-Ae, whole genome shotgun sequence genome has a segment encoding these proteins:
- the LOC106435516 gene encoding protein trichome birefringence-like 38 → MGFNFISLLFLPLLSVTILLGLEQALASDNTLLENTNHRNSTADGGMSSLRGKKQRSGCNLFQGRWVFDASYPFYDSLSCPFIDGEFDCLKFGRPDKQFLKYSWQPESCTIPRFDGAAFLRRLRGKRVMFVGDSLSLNMWESLGCMIHASVPKTKTTFVKGTPLSTITFQEYGVTLHLYRTTYIVDISKEKIGRVLNLGAIEGGADAWKNMDVLVFNSWHWWTHKGQSQGWDYIRVGSSLVRDMNRLDAFYKGLTTWGRWVDQNVDTTKTKVFFQGISPTHYEGREWNEPRKSCNGQMQPLDGSNYPSGQPPSAGVVSKVLSSMKKRVFLLDITTLSQLRKDAHPSTYGGDGGNDCSHWCLPGLPDTWNQLLYAALSM, encoded by the exons atggGTTTCAACTTCATCTCTCTCCTTTTTCTTCCACTTCTATCAGTCACAATCTTGTTGGGACTCGAGCAGGCTTTGGCTTCCGACAACACACTTCTCGAGAACACCAACCACCGCAACAGCACGGCGGACGGTGGGATGTCGTCGCTGAGAGGGAAGAAGCAGAGGAGTGGATGTAACTTGTTCCAAGGCCGATGGGTCTTCGATGCTTCTTATCCTTTCTATGATTCGTTATCGTGTCCATTCATCGACGGCGAGTTTGACTGTCTCAAGTTCGGTCGACCAGACAAACAGTTCCTCAAGTACTCATGGCAACCTGAATCTTGCACCATCCCAAG ATTCGACGGTGCGGCGTTTCTGAGGAGATTGAGAGGGAAGCGAGTCATGTTCGTGGGAGACTCACTGAGTTTGAACATGTGGGAATCGTTGGGTTGTATGATACATGCGTCAGTACCAAAAACCAAGACAACTTTTGTTAAGGGAACCCCACTCTCTACTATCACTTTCCAg GAATATGGAGTGACGTTACACCTATATAGAACAACATACATAGTGGATATATCCAAAGAGAAAATAGGGCGTGTGCTTAACCTTGGAGCCATTGAAGGAGGTGCTGATGCTTGGAAAAACATGGACGTCCTTGTCTTTAACTCTTGGCATTGGTGGACTCACAAAGGCCAATCTCAAGG gTGGGATTATATTAGAGTTGGGTCTTCTTTGGTAAGAGACATGAACCGTCTTGACGCTTTCTACAAAGGACTTACCACTTGGGGTCGATGGGTTGATCAAAACGTCGATACCACCAAGACCAAAGTTTTCTTCCAAGGCATTTCTCCCACTCACTACGA GGGAAGAGAATGGAACGAGCCGAGGAAGAGTTGTAATGGGCAAATGCAGCCGTTGGATGGATCAAATTACCCAAGTGGCCAGCCTCCATCTGCAGGAGTTGTGTCCAAAGTGTTGAGTTCGATGAAAAAACGTGTGTTCTTGCTAGATATCACCACTTTGTCTCAGCTGAGAAAAGATGCTCATCCTTCTACTTACGGTGGCGATGGAGGAAATGATTGCAGCCATTGGTGCCTCCCCGGGTTGCCTGATACTTGGAACCAACTTCTCTACGCAGCACTTTCCATGTGA